A segment of the Campylobacter vulpis genome:
TTTTATTAATCTTGAGCCTTATTTCGCTTTTGATACGATTTATCAAGGACTTGGCGTGGATAGAATTGCGGCTTGCTATACTATAAGCGATGGAGTGGTTGTGGATGCTGGAAGTGCAATTACTGTGGATTTGGTGTCAAATTTTATTCATTTAGGAGGATTTATTTTGCCCGGGATTGCTAATTATAAAAAAATTTACGCTCATATATCTCCGCGTTTAAAGGGCGAATTTAATACACAAATTAGCTTTGATGCTTTTCCGCAAAAAACAAATGATGCTCTCAGCTATGCTGTTTTTAAAGGAATTTATTTGCTCATCAAAGATGTGGCAAAAAACGAGAAACTATATTTTACAGGAGGAGATGGTCAGTTTTTGGCAAATTTTTTTGATAATGCTATTTATGATAAATTATTAATTTTTAGAGGAATGAAAAAGCTTATCGGTGAAAATCCTCGCATTTTAAAACTTTAAAGTGTTACTATTTTACTCATAAATTTTAAGCTTTTATAACTTTTATTTTTTTATAAAATAAAATGAATTACACTTTTACTTTGTAAAGAAATAAACTATTTTAAGGAAAATCGATGAGCCAGCAAGAATTTGATGTGTTGGTTATAGGAGCTGGAATTTCTGGTGCAGCTTTGTTTTATGAGCTTGCTAGATATACGGATATTAAAAATATCGCTTTAATAGAAAAGTATCACGCCCCAGCAACTATAAATAGCAAAAGCACAAGTAACTCGCAAACCATACATTGTGGTGATATAGAGACAAATTATACTTTAGAAAAGGCACAAAAAGTCAAACGCACAGCCGATATGATAGTAAAATATGGACTTTTGCAAAATGCACAAAATAAATTTATGTTTTCGCATCAAAAAATGGCTTTAGCCGTAGATGATGCGGAGTGTGCCTATATGAAAGAACGATACGAGGAATTTAAAGAGCTTTATCCTTACATTCATTTTTATGATAGGGATAAGATCAAGCAAATTGAGCCTAAGGTCGCTTTGGGTGAGGATGGTGTGAATGATAGAAAAGAAAATATTGTCGCTATGGGCGTTGAGGCTGGGGAAGTTTTCACGACCGTTGATTTTGCTAAAATGAGTGAAAGTTTGGTTGAAGAGGGGCAAAAACAGGGCAAAAACACTTTAGTGGCTTTTAATGAGGAGGTAGTGCATATCTCTAAAAATGAGGGAATTTTTACGATAAGGACGGCAAATTTTAAAGAATATAAAGCTAAGGCTGTTGTCGTAAATGCTGGCGCACACTCTTTGTATCTCGCACATAAAATGGGCTTAGGGCTTGATAAATCTTGTTGGCCTGTGGCTGGCAGTTTTTATCTTACTAAGCAAAAACTTTTAAATGGCAAGGTTTATATGGTGCAAAATCCTAAACTTCCTTTTGCGGCATTGCACGGAGATCCTGATTTAATGGCAGATATGAATACGCGTTTTGGTCCAACAGCTTTAGTAATCCCTAAGCTTGAGCGTTATAAGGGTTTGAAGTCTGTGCCAGAATTTTTTGAAGCTTTAAAACTTGATAGAGTTGTGCTGAGTGTGAGTTTGGGTATGTTTAAAGATGCTACGATTCGAAATTATATCCTTTATAATTATTTATATGAACTTCCTTTTATCAATAAAAGC
Coding sequences within it:
- a CDS encoding FAD-dependent oxidoreductase; translated protein: MSQQEFDVLVIGAGISGAALFYELARYTDIKNIALIEKYHAPATINSKSTSNSQTIHCGDIETNYTLEKAQKVKRTADMIVKYGLLQNAQNKFMFSHQKMALAVDDAECAYMKERYEEFKELYPYIHFYDRDKIKQIEPKVALGEDGVNDRKENIVAMGVEAGEVFTTVDFAKMSESLVEEGQKQGKNTLVAFNEEVVHISKNEGIFTIRTANFKEYKAKAVVVNAGAHSLYLAHKMGLGLDKSCWPVAGSFYLTKQKLLNGKVYMVQNPKLPFAALHGDPDLMADMNTRFGPTALVIPKLERYKGLKSVPEFFEALKLDRVVLSVSLGMFKDATIRNYILYNYLYELPFINKSLFVKNARKIVPSLKSDQLYYAKGFGGVRPQVIDKTKRELMLGEASINEVEGIIFNMTPSPGATSCLGNAERDTKTICDYLGAKFDEDKFSTELL
- a CDS encoding type III pantothenate kinase; translated protein: MLLCDIGNSSANFLDDNKYFTLNIEQFLEFKSEQKIYYINVNERLKTYLSTQSHFINLEPYFAFDTIYQGLGVDRIAACYTISDGVVVDAGSAITVDLVSNFIHLGGFILPGIANYKKIYAHISPRLKGEFNTQISFDAFPQKTNDALSYAVFKGIYLLIKDVAKNEKLYFTGGDGQFLANFFDNAIYDKLLIFRGMKKLIGENPRILKL